The sequence below is a genomic window from Polaribacter vadi.
GTATCTTGTTTTGCAAATGAATAGTCTGTAGTATTAAAAAGTGGTGTTCTTTTTGCATATTCTAAAGAACCAAAAAAGTAAATCCCGTTTTTAATTTCTTCTGAATACTGAACTTCTGTATATGTTTTTTCATAAATTTTCATATAATTTTCTCTATAAAAAAGAGAAGTAATTGTATTGTTTAATTTAAAAATCGGGGCTCTTCCATTAAACTGTGGTGTTACAATTCCTCCAGAAATAGTCAATCTAGGTTTCGAAAAATTATCCCATTTTTTAGAAAAATAAAATGTTGGTCTTAAACGTTTATCAGAAAAACCATAATTAGCATTGATGCCTGCACTCCACCATTTCCCTTCTTCATTTAAAGTTTTGAAATAACTAAAACCAGCAGATGTATAAAAACCCTGAACCGTATTAAAACCCGTTCTTAGCATAGGTCCATTATAAGAAAACGACCAATTTTCATAAGAATTACGAAACGTATAACCTGTTATAGGATCAAACAAGCCAAATTTATTGCCTTGTAAATCTAAAGAATCTAAATATTTTTTAGATTTTCTAATTGTTTTAATACTATCTTTTAGAGAATAATCTTCAGTTTCTTCTTTTGTAAGTGGCACAGGTCTTAACGTATTCCAAAAAGTTGTATCTTTTTTTGTGGCATCTTTTTCAAAAGACAATACTTCGTTTGTAAACGTATTTTCGGTAAAATCAGGCTTAAAATTATAATCTGAATACACATAAGAAAATTTACCTTTTGGCTTAAAACCTAAAAATTTAATATCAAAATCTATGGTTTGCCCAATTAAAACCCACGCATCTATTTTATCTGAATAATTATAGGTTTGTTTTAATCCTAAAGAATTTACAAAAGGAAGGTTTACTTGTTTTCCTGTGGTTGTTAAATCAGAGCCATACAAAGCCCAATCATCTTCTACAATATAAATTGAACCTTCAAAAATTCGGTCGTTTTTACGTTTTGGCAACACATTAATTTTATTAATCAGTTTCCCATTATTATCATAAAAAGTTCCTTCTAATTTATAATTGTAATAGCTAAAAGCATTGCTAGAAATTGGCGAAACCAAATCGTTAAAAACTTCGATACTATTTTCATATAAATCGATATTTGAATCTTCTGCCCTATTAAAACTTACGCCATTATCTTCTCCAGAAACCTTAGAAGCTACAATTTTTTCCTTAAATTTTTTGGGTGATTTTTGAAAAGAAATGTTCGAAAAAGTTTCTGACAAATAAATAATACCACTTCTTGTAGAATCTAAACCACCACCAAAATCGCCCATACTTATTCCTACAAACTTTTCTGGAGCATCTTTAATTCTAGTTAATCCACGAGAATAAAATTTGGCTGTATAATTTGAATATTTGTCGGTGTTTTTATCTTTATTTTCAATAACATTTCTAATAATTCTGTTGGCTGGGTTGTCTTTTGTTGATATTGAAATTTCATTTAATTGAATATCTTCTTCTTCTAACTGTACATTTAATTCAAAAGGAAAAGCAGTAATAGCAACCTTTTTCTTGATTGTCTTATACCCTAAAAACTGAAAAACAATTGTGTAATTTCCTTTTTTGTTGATGTCTAAAACATATTCTCCAGCATCATTAGAAGTAGTTCCTGTAACAGTTTTATCTAAATAAATACTTACAAAAGAAAGAGGTTCATTTTTAACATCTGTTATAATCCCTTTAATCTGTGCAATTTGTATGGACGATATAAAAAGGAAAATTAGAAAAGTAATTTTTTTCATTTGATTGATTTTCTTTATGGAGAGTAAATTTAAAGTTTCTCTTATTAGTAATCGCTGAAATTTTGTTAAACAATTAAAATTAATTGATTAAAGTAAAGACGCAGATTCATCTTAAAAAGTTGTCTCCTACATATAACTTAAAAAATGTAATTCTCAAAAGACTAGTATTTTAAAATTTAACAAAATGCTATTAAAAATCATTTTTTAAAAGCTTAAAATAACTTTACCCTTTATTTTTAAACCTTATCTTTGTTTGTCAAATTAAAAACAAATTTAAGCATGAGCGATTCTAGAAAAAGACACGAAGCTTTATTATATCACGCAAAACCTAAACCAGGAAAAATTGAAGTTGTACCTACTAAAAAGTATGCAACTCAGCACGATTTAGCATTAGCCTATTCTCCAGGAGTTGCAGAGCCTTGTTTAGAAATTGCTAAAGATAAAAACAATGCTTACAAATATACTGCTAAAGGTAATTTAGTAGCTGTAATTACAGATGGATCTGCAGTTTTAGGTTTGGGCGATATTGGTCCAGAAGCCTCAAAACCAGTAATGGAAGGAAAAGGTTTGTTATTCAAAATTTTTGCTGATATTGATGTTTTTGACATCGAAATAGATTCTAAAAATGTAGAGCATTTTATATCGACAGTAAAAGCAATTGCACCTACTTTTGGTGGTATTAATTTAGAAGATATAAAAGCGCCAGAAGCTTTTGAAATTGAAAGACGTTTAAAGGAAGAATTAGACATTCCTGTAATGCATGATGATCAACATGGAACTGCCATTATTTCTGCTGCTGCTTTAAAAAATGCGATTGAAATCACCAAAAAAGATATTACCAAAGTAAAAATGGTGATAAATGGTGCTGGAGCTGCTGCAATTTCTTGTACACGTTTGTATTTAGAATTGGGTGCAGTTAGAGAAAACATTGTAATGTGCGATAGCAAAGGAGTTATCAGAAAAGATAGAGACAATTTAACCTCTCAAAAAGCTGAATTTGCAACGTCTCTAGATTTGCATACGCTGGAAGAAGCAATGCAAAATGCCGATGTTTTTATTGGTTTATCTATGGGAAATGTGGTGACACCAGAAATGTTGTTATCAATGGGGAAAAAACCAATTGTTTTTGCAATGGCGAATCCTGTTCCAGAAATAGATTACGATTTAGCAATAGCAACCAGAGATGATATTTTAATGGCTACAGGAAGATCTGACCATCCTAACCAAGTAAATAATGTTCTTGGTTTTCCGTTTATTTTTAGAGGTGCTTTAGATGTTAGAGCCACTAAAATTAATGAGGAAATGAAAATGGCTGCTGTGCATGCTTTAGCAGATTTGGCTAAAAAAACAGTTCCTGAACAAGTAAACATTGTGTATGATGAAGTTAGTTTGGCTTTTGGTCCAGAATATATTATCCCTAAACCTTTTGATCCAAGATTAATTTATGAAATTCCACCAGCAATTGCAAAAGCTGCAATGGATTCTGGAGTTGCTTTAGAACCTATTACAGATTGGAATAAATATAGAGAAGAATTAATGGAACGTTCTGGTTCTGGTAGTAAAGAAATTAGATTGCTGCACAACAGAGCAAAAAGTAATTTAAAGCGTATTGTTTTTGCTGAAGCTGATCATTTAGATGTTTTAAAAGCAGCACAAAGAGTACATGAAGAAAAAATAGGAATCCCTATTTTATTAGGAAGAAGAGAAGTAATTCTGGAACTGAAAGAAGAAATTGGTTTTACAGATGATGTGCCACTTTACGATCCAAAAACAGATGAAGAGGAAAAACGAAGAGATCGTTATGGAGAAGCGTATTGGAGAAGCAGACAACGAAAAGGTAGAACATTATCGGAAGCAAAAAAATTAATGCGCGAGCGTAATTATTTTGGTGCAATGATGGTGAATGAAAAAGAAGCTGATGCTTTAATTACAGGATATTCAAGACCTTACCCTTCAGTTGTGAGACCAATTTTAGAGCTGATAGAAAAAGAAAAAGGAGTTTCTAAAGTTGCTGCTTGTAATTTAATGTTGACGAAACAAGGTCCAATGTTTTTAGCAGATACTACTATTAACATCAATCCTTCTGCAAAAGATTTAGTAAAAATTGTACAGTTAACAACTAATTTAACAAAAATGTTTGGTGTAAAACCAAATGTAGCCATGTTATCTTTTTCTAACTTTGGATCTTCCACACATGAAACTTCAACGAAAATTAAAGAAGCTGTTACCTATATGCATCGTAATTTTCCTGATATGGTTGTAG
It includes:
- a CDS encoding DUF5686 and carboxypeptidase regulatory-like domain-containing protein; its protein translation is MKKITFLIFLFISSIQIAQIKGIITDVKNEPLSFVSIYLDKTVTGTTSNDAGEYVLDINKKGNYTIVFQFLGYKTIKKKVAITAFPFELNVQLEEEDIQLNEISISTKDNPANRIIRNVIENKDKNTDKYSNYTAKFYSRGLTRIKDAPEKFVGISMGDFGGGLDSTRSGIIYLSETFSNISFQKSPKKFKEKIVASKVSGEDNGVSFNRAEDSNIDLYENSIEVFNDLVSPISSNAFSYYNYKLEGTFYDNNGKLINKINVLPKRKNDRIFEGSIYIVEDDWALYGSDLTTTGKQVNLPFVNSLGLKQTYNYSDKIDAWVLIGQTIDFDIKFLGFKPKGKFSYVYSDYNFKPDFTENTFTNEVLSFEKDATKKDTTFWNTLRPVPLTKEETEDYSLKDSIKTIRKSKKYLDSLDLQGNKFGLFDPITGYTFRNSYENWSFSYNGPMLRTGFNTVQGFYTSAGFSYFKTLNEEGKWWSAGINANYGFSDKRLRPTFYFSKKWDNFSKPRLTISGGIVTPQFNGRAPIFKLNNTITSLFYRENYMKIYEKTYTEVQYSEEIKNGIYFFGSLEYAKRTPLFNTTDYSFAKQDTNGYTSNNPLNPTDFENSAFTEHNIATLTLGTTFVFGQKYLSYPDMKVNQGNDKYPTVSVNYTKRFGASNTELNSDLLIANIRQNITAGNFGDFAYQLRGGAFLKQKNIAFMDKLQANGNQLLFPIDRELNSFNLLEYYKFYTNDKYAEMHMEHDFKGSVLGKIPLVNKLNFHLIVGGKVLLMADKNPYSEYSVGLANLGFGKYRFLRLEYVNANYGNINESGLVFRASLF
- a CDS encoding NADP-dependent malic enzyme, translating into MSDSRKRHEALLYHAKPKPGKIEVVPTKKYATQHDLALAYSPGVAEPCLEIAKDKNNAYKYTAKGNLVAVITDGSAVLGLGDIGPEASKPVMEGKGLLFKIFADIDVFDIEIDSKNVEHFISTVKAIAPTFGGINLEDIKAPEAFEIERRLKEELDIPVMHDDQHGTAIISAAALKNAIEITKKDITKVKMVINGAGAAAISCTRLYLELGAVRENIVMCDSKGVIRKDRDNLTSQKAEFATSLDLHTLEEAMQNADVFIGLSMGNVVTPEMLLSMGKKPIVFAMANPVPEIDYDLAIATRDDILMATGRSDHPNQVNNVLGFPFIFRGALDVRATKINEEMKMAAVHALADLAKKTVPEQVNIVYDEVSLAFGPEYIIPKPFDPRLIYEIPPAIAKAAMDSGVALEPITDWNKYREELMERSGSGSKEIRLLHNRAKSNLKRIVFAEADHLDVLKAAQRVHEEKIGIPILLGRREVILELKEEIGFTDDVPLYDPKTDEEEKRRDRYGEAYWRSRQRKGRTLSEAKKLMRERNYFGAMMVNEKEADALITGYSRPYPSVVRPILELIEKEKGVSKVAACNLMLTKQGPMFLADTTININPSAKDLVKIVQLTTNLTKMFGVKPNVAMLSFSNFGSSTHETSTKIKEAVTYMHRNFPDMVVDGEIQADFALNSEMLAKEFPFSKLNGKKVNVLIFPNLESANITYKLLKELEGAESIGPVILGLSKAVHVLQLGASVDEMVNMAALAAVDAQQKENMV